One window from the genome of Brachyspira sp. SAP_772 encodes:
- a CDS encoding 2-oxoacid:acceptor oxidoreductase family protein — MKLPKVNDLGFFEIRLESIGGMGANSAGKMLAEVGVLTQGFYGAAFSSYGSEKKGSPVKSFVRFSETEVRVNSTVEEPHVVAVFHMNLLKNPLTLAGVKEDAIVIFNTNKTPDEARDFAKLHGGKVVCVDAIKIANDLKLPSQAANTIIMGAMVNQLDFIDSAKFEEQIRKQFGGRKAELVEPNIEAFRKGGSESVVKEFKADGKYPYIPYKKPEPVYGKNNQLTGGYISAAGNSTLKDLQVTRTGNIPVFNPANCIDCANCEVVCPDLCIVWEKGPDRKDPNKTAMNMMGIDYQYCKGCLKCVRACPKGPYSGKFEKDQQALRIEVEANCDVDKLTYSRYKK; from the coding sequence GTGAAACTCCCAAAAGTCAATGATTTAGGATTTTTCGAGATTCGTCTCGAAAGTATCGGTGGAATGGGTGCTAATAGTGCTGGTAAAATGCTTGCAGAAGTAGGCGTTTTAACTCAAGGTTTCTATGGTGCTGCATTCTCAAGTTATGGTTCAGAAAAGAAAGGTTCTCCAGTAAAATCTTTTGTAAGGTTTTCAGAAACTGAAGTTAGAGTAAACTCTACTGTAGAAGAACCCCACGTAGTGGCAGTGTTCCACATGAATCTTCTTAAAAACCCTCTTACTTTAGCTGGCGTTAAAGAAGATGCTATTGTTATTTTTAACACTAATAAAACACCTGATGAGGCAAGAGATTTTGCTAAATTACATGGTGGTAAAGTAGTTTGTGTTGATGCAATAAAAATTGCTAATGATTTGAAACTTCCTTCACAAGCCGCTAACACTATTATTATGGGTGCTATGGTTAATCAGCTTGATTTCATAGATTCTGCTAAATTTGAAGAACAAATTAGAAAACAATTTGGCGGAAGAAAAGCTGAATTAGTTGAGCCAAATATTGAGGCTTTCAGAAAAGGCGGAAGTGAATCTGTTGTTAAAGAATTCAAAGCAGATGGCAAATATCCATATATTCCTTATAAAAAACCAGAACCTGTATATGGTAAAAACAACCAATTAACAGGCGGATACATCAGTGCTGCTGGTAACTCTACTTTAAAAGACTTACAAGTTACTCGTACTGGTAATATACCTGTATTTAATCCTGCTAATTGTATTGATTGTGCTAACTGTGAAGTTGTTTGTCCTGACCTTTGTATCGTTTGGGAAAAAGGACCAGACAGGAAAGACCCTAATAAAACAGCTATGAACATGATGGGTATCGATTATCAATATTGTAAAGGTTGTTTAAAATGCGTTAGAGCTTGCCCTAAAGGACCTTATTCTGGTAAATTTGAAAAAGATCAGCAGGCTTTAAGAATAGAAGTAGAAGCTAATTGTGATGTTGATAAACTTACATACAGTCGTTATAAAAAATAA